From Anomalospiza imberbis isolate Cuckoo-Finch-1a 21T00152 chromosome 6, ASM3175350v1, whole genome shotgun sequence, one genomic window encodes:
- the SLC35C1 gene encoding GDP-fucose transporter 1, whose translation MSRAQLTRTGILRMALGGGGADPLLPAEGGGGRRAPFLLRALRIAVVVCLYWFTSIAMVFLNKYLLDSPSLRLDAPLFVTFFQCALTAALCLGLSLGAACGPPCAGLPTLRLDPKVSRSVLPLSAVFIGMVTSNNLCLKHVGVAFYNVGRSLTTVFNVLLSYLLLKQTTSLYALLACGVIIGGFWLGVDQEGAEGTLSWTGIFFGILASLCVSLNAIYTKKVLPVVDGSIWRLTFYNNVNACVLFFPLMVLLGEFRTLYHFDKLGSPSFWGMMTLGGVFGFAIGYVTGLQIKFTSPLTHNVSGTAKACAQTVLAVIYFEETKSFLWWTSNLMVLGGSFAYTWVKGLEMRKVQEDPNVKSGERNDTGV comes from the exons aTGAGCAGAGCGCAGCTGACGCGGACGGGGATCCTGCGGATGGCGctgggcggcggcggcgctgacCCGCTGCTGCCggcggagggcggcgggggccggcgggcgCCCTTCCTGCTGCGGGCGCTGCGCATCGCCGTGGTGGTCTGCCTCTACTGGTTCACCTCCATCGCCATGGTCTTCCTCAACAAGTACCTGCTGGACAGCCCCTCGCTGCGCCTCGACGCCCCTCTCTTCGTCACCTTCTTCCAGTGCGCCCTCACGGCCGCCCTCTGCCTGGGCCTCAGCCTGGGGGCGGCCTGCGGGCCCCCCTGCGCCGGCCTGCCCACCCTCCGCCTCGACCCCAAGGTGTCCCGCAGCGTCCTGCCCCTCTCCGCCGTCTTCATCGGCATGGTCACCTCCAACAACCTCTGCCTCAAGCATGTCGGCGTGGCCTTCTACAACGTGGGGCGCTCCCTCACCACCGTATTCAACGTGCTGCTCTCCTACCTCCTCCTCAAGCAGACCACCTCCCTCTATGCCCTTCTGGCCTGCGGAGTCATCATAG GTGGCTTCTGGCTGGGTGTTGACCAGGAAGGAGCAGAGGGTACTCTGTCATGGACAGGTATATTCTTTGGGATCTTAGCAAGCCTTTGTGTCTCTCTCAATGCCATCTACACCAAGAAAGTGCTGCCTGTGGTGGATGGTAGCATCTGGCGCCTGACCTTCTACAACAACGTCAACGCTTGCGTCCTGTTCTTCCCCCTTATGGTGCTGCTGGGCGAGTTCCGCACCCTCTACCACTTTGACAAGCTGGGGAGCCCCAGTTTTTGGGGCATGATGACTTTGGGGGGAGTGTTTGGCTTTGCCATTGGGTATGTGACTGGACTTCAGATTAAGTTCACTAGCCCACTCACCCACAACGTGTCTGGGACAGCCAAGGCCTGTGCGCAAACAGTGCTGGCTGTTATCTACTTTGAGGAGACAAAGAGCTTCTTGTGGTGGACGAGCAACTTGATGGTTCTGGGAGGCTCCTTTGCCTACACATGGGTGAAAGGGCTGGAAATGAGAAAGGTGCAAGAGGATCCTAATGTCAAAAGCGGTGAAAGAAATGACACTGGTGTGTAG